From the Nerophis ophidion isolate RoL-2023_Sa linkage group LG18, RoL_Noph_v1.0, whole genome shotgun sequence genome, one window contains:
- the si:ch211-137a8.4 gene encoding neurofilament medium polypeptide: MAATEADAAPAVQEDGKTVESKQPEVEQVTNKANSESSNSEVPDKDSVAVNSEVVPNKDTVNNDTEAEPVTEASGGEEAGESSGEAQAPQSSENAEHKTSFLDSFLNKSGLGKVMASRKKKEPSAPAGGGEESAAEGAEKEGEEAAATVAEGGAEAGSEGEAVANGEKEEEKKEEEKKEDEKKGKVSSVGEMIRRPVAKIFSHRSTATPEPPKRAKSLDRLEDPQALNASTEEGAVAGAVEGEAEQKASSSAGSSKHMKRWHSFKKLMAHKTHKRSSAEEAGEGAEGGGDSSTLDSKESGQKRWKLKRSWTFQGIKRDTSMVGISAKTRGSDKPDETLDAEEPKADEPEAEGAVEGAAEEAKVDGGEEKVEGSEEEKAVGGAAVTHHANEIWTSFKKRVIPKSKRANTECPPSGEDDATAAAASGEDGAADEGKDGKSAKAKRSHFGRAVSLKNFILRKGKSTSMDMGEGAKEEEEEATEGGVAAATEEPTEESTEETIDKDQKGGGEQEVEKGAEQTPSEAPVANGENGCSNGSAEENGTQHEEEEEQEKHSPLKKTKEVGGAKEEANSKVINATAPVNSDKKAGNV; encoded by the exons ATGGCGGCGACGGAAGCAGACGCGGCGCCCGCGGTCCAAGAAGACGGGAAAACTGTAGAGAGCAAGCAGCCGGAAGTGGAGCAAGTGACCAATAAGGCGAACTCAGAGAGCTCCAACAGCGAGGTGCCAGATAAAGACAGCGTAGCAGTCAACAGTGAGGTTGTCCCCAACAAAGACACTGTCAATAATGACACCGAGGCAGAGCCAGTGACGGAGGCCAGCGGCGGCGAGGAGGCCGGAGAATCCAGCGGCGAGGCGCAAGCCCCTCAGAGCTCGGAGAACGCAGAGCACAAGACTTCCTTCCTGGACTCCTTCTTGAACAAGAGTGGGTTGGGCAAGGTGATGGCATCCAGAAAAAAGAAGGAGCCCAGCGCTCCCGCAGGCGGTGGGGAGGAGAGTGCCGCAGAGGGGGCAGAGAAAGAGGGAGAGGAGGCGGCAGCGACAGTAGCTGAGGGAGGAGCAGAAGCAGGGTCCGAGGGGGAGGCGGTGGCCAACGGAGAGAAAGAAGaggagaaaaaggaggaggagaagaaggaagatgagAAGAAAGGCAAAGTGTCTTCAGTAGGAGAGATGATCCGAAGGCCCGTGGCCAAGATCTTCTCTCACCGCAGCACCGCTACTCCTGAACCTCCTAAACGCGCCAAGTCTTTGGATCGCCTGGAGGATCCCCAAGCACTCAACGCCTCCACAGAGGAGGGAGCAGTTGCAGGAGCGGTGGAAGGTGAGGCAGAACAAAAAGCCTCCTCCTCGGCTGGCTCCTCCAAGCACATGAAGCGCTGGCACTCCTTCAAGAAGCTCATGGCCCACAAAACACACAAGAGGAGCAGCGCTGAGGAGGCCGGGGAAGGAGCAGAAGGAGGCGGCGACTCCTCCACGTTGGACTCCAAGGAGTCTGGCCAAAAGAGGTGGAAGCTCAAACGCTCCTGGACCTTCCAGGGAATAAAGAGGGACACCTCCATGGTCGGCATTAGTGCCAAGACTAGGGGCTCCGACAAGCCGGATGAGACGCTGGACGCTGAAGAGCCCAAGGCAGATGAGCCCGAGGCCGAGGGGGCGGTTGAAGGGGCGGCCGAGGAGGCCAAAGTCGACGGCGGTGAAGAAAAGGTGGAGGGAAGCGAGGAGGAGAAGGCGGTGGGAGGAGCGGCGGTGACGCACCACGCCAACGAGATTTGGACCTCCTTCAAGAAGCGTGTCATCCCCAAGTCCAAGCGTGCCAACACAGAGTGCCCCCCCAGCGGGGAAGACGATGCTACTGCTGCCGCCGCCTCAG GCGAGGACGGAGCAGCAGACGAGGGCAAAGACGGAAAGTCAGCCAAGGCCAAGCGGTCCCACTTCGGCCGGGCCGTGTCCCTCAAGAACTTCATCCTGAGAAAAGGCAAGTCCACCAGCATGGACATGGGTGAAGGCGccaaggaagaggaagaggaggccACAGAGGGTGGGGTCGCAGCCGCCACCGAGGAGCCCACCGAAGAGTCCACTGAGGAGACCATCGACAAAGACCAGAAGGGCGGCGGCGAGCAGGAGGTAGAAAAAGGCGCGGAGCAGACGCCGAGCGAAGCTCCCGTCGCCAACGGTGAAAACGGCTGCTCCAACGGCTCGGCAGAGGAGAACGGCACACagcatgaggaggaggaggagcaggagaAGCACAGCCCCCTGAAGAAGACCaaggaagtgggaggggccaagGAGGAGGCCAACTCCAAGGTCATCAACGCCACGGCACCCGTCAACAGCG ACAAAAAGGCGGGAAACGTGTGA